TTCGACGCCCAACAGGTGGATAAAATCGTGGAGAATGTGATGGAGAACAAGCTGTCCACGGTCACCTCGTATCATCCCAAGGAGTCGGCGAAATTGTGCACGGAGATCGGGTCTGATTTGCAAAGGGCGATCAGCAAGAAAGATTACGACAGGTAAAACAGCAATCGTTAACGCGTTTCGAGGTACGCTTCTATAGAAAAGATTTGTTCTTCTTGTTGCAAGGTACAAAATAGTGGCGCAGGTGAGCATTATTCAACGTCTCGATCAAAGTATCCACGGGAGCTTTCAGTGCCTCTGGGACGTGGAGCGGGACAATTACTCGTACTATGTTTTCGAAAACAATCACA
This portion of the Andrena cerasifolii isolate SP2316 chromosome 9, iyAndCera1_principal, whole genome shotgun sequence genome encodes:
- the LOC143373441 gene encoding dynein light chain Tctex-type 5 — its product is MSMLGSIGSRVFFHRRGDRLKIPKYQNTYRLESFRGFDAQQVDKIVENVMENKLSTVTSYHPKESAKLCTEIGSDLQRAISKKDYDRYKIVAQVSIIQRLDQSIHGSFQCLWDVERDNYSYYVFENNHIYAWCCVYGIYYE